The Eublepharis macularius isolate TG4126 chromosome 3, MPM_Emac_v1.0, whole genome shotgun sequence genome has a window encoding:
- the LOC129326718 gene encoding galectin-1-like: MGNLTRGAKGFTLSLGADASNLLICFKPDLTNGVILCKYKTGGKDGPEMSYPSSSFKPEAPAKMSFSFIGTEVDTQVTVTLPDNTQFQFNSQVNLDYIAYILVEGDFVVQSVTMA; encoded by the exons CTTTACCCTCAGCCTGGGCGCAGATGCCTCAAACTTGCTGATTTGCTTTAAACCTGACTTAACTAATGGGGTTATTCTGTGCAAGTACAAGACAGGTGGAAAGGATGGTCCCGAGATGTCTTATCCTTCATCCTCTTTCAAGCCAGAAGCACCAGCCAAG ATGAGTTTCTCCTTTATCGGGACAGAAGTTGACACCCAGGTGACCGTGACCCTGCCTGACAACACTCAGTTTCAATTCAACAGCCAAGTAAATCTGGACTACATAGCTTACATCTTGGTGGAGGGAGACTTCGTGGTCCAATCCGTCACCATGGCGTGA